The Candidatus Omnitrophota bacterium genomic interval CGTTGCTGTGGAGTTAATTCTGTCTGAGTTTTGGTTGCTTTCCTGCGGATGAGTATATCACTTGCTATTTTTTTGTTAAATTCACCTGCAACCTGCTGAGCTAAGAGATTGGCTTGGTTGAATTCTCTTTCCCTTTGACGGCTTTTATGCAACGGGACAGGAATAATGAAATCAAGATATTCAATAGGCAGGTTATAATCCCTGATGAATGTATTCATGATGGATCCCAGAGGTTTTTTAAGGTAATCTTTACCGTTATATTTGAATTCATGTATCAATTTTTTTATTACTCCTGTATATACACATGGGCAAAACGCGCGGTCAAAATAAAATTTTGCGTTTGAACAATGTAAACAGGTATTTTTATCTATCGCTTTTATGTCCAAATGCCTGCCGCATGTTGCGCAGAAAGGAGGCAGGTTTTTTTCGATTCTTACCCAGCAGCTAGCGCAGATTGAGCCCTGTTCTTCTGTTAAATTTATCCTGTTTCCGCAGCTCAAACAGCAGTTTGGGTAAATTAAATCCTTTAATCCTTTAAGCAAACCGGACAGCATAAAGCTATAATAACAATGAAAATAAGCTTTGTCAAAGTAATTGACAGCCAGCTTTGGCGATAGTAGAATAACATTATGAAAAACTTAAAAACCATGCAATTAAAAGATAAATTATTTGAATTATTGAATAAAGAGGCTTTAAAAAGAGGAAAATTTGTGCTTTCTTCAGGTAAAAAAAGCAATTATTACCTTGATGGCCGGGTAATTACTTTGGATCCTGAAGGTGCCTATCTGGTTGCCGATATAATATTGGATATGGTTAAAGATGAAGCTTTGGATGCTATCGGCGGGCCGACTTTAGGAGCTGATCCTATTGTAGGGGCATTGGCTGCTTTAAGTTATATCAATAAACAGCCAATTAAAACTTTTATTGTGCGTAAACAGGCAAAAGAGCATGGAACGCAGAGGCAGGTGGAAGGTCCGGAATTAAAAAAAGGCCAACGTGTGATTCTTATAGATGATGTAGCTACTAGTGGAAAAGCAATCCTGGAAGCCAAACAGGCTTTGGATAAAATAGGAGTAGTCGCCGAGAAGGCAATTGTGATTGTTGACCGCAACCAAGGGGCTGCTGAAAATTTAGCTAAAGCAGGTTTGAAGCTAGAGTCAATTTTTAAGATCGCCGATTTCGGTCTCTAGATATTCTTGTGAAAAAAATAAAAATTGTAGTAGTTGGAGCAGGGCCGTCAGGGATGATGGCGGCAATCCATGCAGCATCTTTAGGCCGGGAGGTCATCCTTCTTGAAAGGAAGGCTACCTTAGGCAATAAACTTCTCTTAAGCGGCAAAGGCCGCTGCAATCTCACTAATACCGAAGAGCTGCAATATTTTCTGAAACGTTTCTCTAACGGAGATTTTTTAAGAGATGCATTTAAGAAATTCTTTTCCCCAGAATTAATCTCCTTTTTTGAGGAACGCGGTTTAAAGTTAAAAGTTGAGCGTCAAATGCGCGTATTCCCTCAGAGTGACCGATCATCTAGTGTCTTAGACATATTAAAAAAAGAATTAATTAAACAAAAAGTAGAAATCATTTGTAAAAGTAAAGTAGTTGATTTGCTTGTTGCTAATGGCGCAGCCAGAGGAGTGCGCTTAGAGGATCAAAAAGATATTGCGGCTGACCGGATAATTTTAGCCGGGGGAGGGGCAAGTTACAGTTTTACCGGTTCCGACGCATCACTAATAAATATCGCCAAGAGATTCGGGCATACGATTGTTCCTCTAAAAGCAGGTTTAGTGCCGCTTGATGTGAAACAAAGTTATCTTAAAAAAATAGAAGGCCTCACTTTGCGTAATATCAGGTTTTCCGCCAAAGTCCTTGGCGGATCCGCCACGATTTGTGGCGGAAAATTTTCCGATGGTAAAACACAGATTAACTCTGAAATAGGAGAACTGGTTTTTACGTCGACCGGAATATCCGGGCCGCTTGTAATTTCTTTAAGCGGCAAGGTAAGCGATTTATTGGGGCCAGGCAAAAAAGTTTATGTGGATATAGATCTAAAACCGGCATTATCGATTGAGCAGTTGGATGGGCGCTTGCTTAGAGAGTTTAAATCCAACTCCAAAAAAATTATTCAGAATATGCTCAAAGAATTATTGCCTTTACGTTTAATTAAAGTTTTTACAAATATTACAGGAATCAACCCGCTTAAAAAATGCAGCCAGATTACGCAAGGCGAAAGGCAAAAGATCATTTCCTTGCTTAAAGGTTTTCGCATGGAGATTTCTGGTCCCCGTCCCATTGAAGAAGGTATGGTTACCCGGGGAGGAGTGAGTCTAAAGGAAATAAACCCGCGCACTATGGAATCACGCCTGATTAAGGGATTATATTTCTGCGGAGAGATGATTGATATAGACGCGGATACCGGCGGATTTAACCTTCAGGCAGCTTTTTCGACGGGGTATTTGGCGGGGGAGAGCGTGGCGATAAGTTAAGCAAATGATAGTATGAAAATCTATTTAGCATCAAAATCAAAAGCCAGAAAAAAATTGTTAGATAAGTTTGGCTTGAAATTCAAAGCCTTTCCTTCTAAAGTCAAAGAAGTAAATAAACGCGGTAATTTATCTTATGCGCAATTAGTTAAGAATAATGCGCGCAATAAGGCCAAAGATGTAGCTTCGAAAGTAAAAGAGGGCATTATTATTGCCGCCGATACTATTTGCGTACAGAATGGGTTGATATTTGGCAAACCTAAAAATATTCAAGATGCCCGTCGAATGCTTAAAAAACTATCCAGCGCCCCGCAGTGGCTTTATACTGGGATAGCAGTGATCAAAAAAGACAAAAGCACAGAAAAGTTAGTATTAGATTATGAAAAAACAAAAGTCCATATGGACAGATTAAACGATAAAGAAATCAGTAAATATTTTAAACAGGTATCTCCAATGGATAAAGCAGGGAGTTTTGATATACAGGGGAAGGGGGCGTTTTTTATTAAGAAGATAGATGGCTGTTTTTATAACGTCGTAGGTTTGCCTTTACGAAAACTTTATCATATCTTTAAAAGGTTTGGGGTACTCTCTGTAATCTGTTTTGTCTTATTGCTTTGTGGCTGTTCTACCGAGTATAATCTTGTCACTAAACAGGAGGAGCAATATTATTACAGTACAGATAAAGAAGTGGCGATGGGACAGGCGATTAACCGCCAGGTAGAAAAAGAATTAAAATTCTCTAATGACCCTTTGCAGAAAAAACGCCTGGAGGATATCGGTAAGAAGATCGTCGCAGTAAGCGATAGAAAAGAGATCGATTATTATTTTCAGGTTTTGCAGGATGATACCGTGAATGCCGTTTCTTTGCCCGGAGGCTACATCTACGTAAATACCGGATTATTGGATAAAGTTTCTAGTGATGATGAGTTGGCTTGCGTTTTGGCGCACGAAGTCGGCCATATCGTTGCCCGGCATTCTATTAAAAAACTTCAGGCAATGCAAAGCTTTTCTATATTAAGATTGTTGGTAGCTGTAGCTCCTACTGGCGGCTCAGGAGAAATCGGTAATGCCGCCGATATTGCTTTTACCCAATTTCTCCTTGGATATAGCCGGGAGGATGAGTTGCTGGCGGATCAATTGGGGGCCCGTTATGCTAAGCGGGCCGGCTATGATCCGCACGCGATGATTACTTTTTTAAATAAACTGCAGGATATAAACCGTAGGATGCCACTTCAGGAACAATCATATTTTAAAACCCACCCCTATGTTCCTGACAGGATTAGAATTGTTAAGCAGGAAATTGGCGAGCCAATTAAATTTAGCGATTATATCAATATTGAACAGAAGCCGCATGAATAAGTTAATTTGTTCTTTAGCGATAATTTTATTAGTTTTTATTTATTTTTATGCAGGCCTACCTGTTGGGCGGGTAGGGAAAATTTTACCGCAAGAAAAATTGGATAAAGATTTAATAAAATTAAATAAAATAAATATGGATAATCCTTTCGGGGTTCTTGAATTTCTACATTGGAATCATTCTTGGAATAATTACAAATATCCCAGCAATCTTGACCTAGAAAAGGCCGTCTCTCTGATGCAAAGTGCCGGAGTTGGTTGGATAAGATTGGATTTCCTATGGGAAGATATCGAGCCGGCTGAGGGTAACTTTGATTTTGCAAAA includes:
- a CDS encoding ComF family protein — encoded protein: MLSGLLKGLKDLIYPNCCLSCGNRINLTEEQGSICASCWVRIEKNLPPFCATCGRHLDIKAIDKNTCLHCSNAKFYFDRAFCPCVYTGVIKKLIHEFKYNGKDYLKKPLGSIMNTFIRDYNLPIEYLDFIIPVPLHKSRQREREFNQANLLAQQVAGEFNKKIASDILIRRKATKTQTELTPQQRRQNVEMSFLVAKPDLIKNMNLLLIDDVLTTGSTSNEAAKSLKEAGAKMVLLMTLAN
- the pyrE gene encoding orotate phosphoribosyltransferase is translated as MKNLKTMQLKDKLFELLNKEALKRGKFVLSSGKKSNYYLDGRVITLDPEGAYLVADIILDMVKDEALDAIGGPTLGADPIVGALAALSYINKQPIKTFIVRKQAKEHGTQRQVEGPELKKGQRVILIDDVATSGKAILEAKQALDKIGVVAEKAIVIVDRNQGAAENLAKAGLKLESIFKIADFGL
- a CDS encoding NAD(P)/FAD-dependent oxidoreductase, with amino-acid sequence MKKIKIVVVGAGPSGMMAAIHAASLGREVILLERKATLGNKLLLSGKGRCNLTNTEELQYFLKRFSNGDFLRDAFKKFFSPELISFFEERGLKLKVERQMRVFPQSDRSSSVLDILKKELIKQKVEIICKSKVVDLLVANGAARGVRLEDQKDIAADRIILAGGGASYSFTGSDASLINIAKRFGHTIVPLKAGLVPLDVKQSYLKKIEGLTLRNIRFSAKVLGGSATICGGKFSDGKTQINSEIGELVFTSTGISGPLVISLSGKVSDLLGPGKKVYVDIDLKPALSIEQLDGRLLREFKSNSKKIIQNMLKELLPLRLIKVFTNITGINPLKKCSQITQGERQKIISLLKGFRMEISGPRPIEEGMVTRGGVSLKEINPRTMESRLIKGLYFCGEMIDIDADTGGFNLQAAFSTGYLAGESVAIS
- a CDS encoding Maf and M48 domain-containing protein, producing the protein MKIYLASKSKARKKLLDKFGLKFKAFPSKVKEVNKRGNLSYAQLVKNNARNKAKDVASKVKEGIIIAADTICVQNGLIFGKPKNIQDARRMLKKLSSAPQWLYTGIAVIKKDKSTEKLVLDYEKTKVHMDRLNDKEISKYFKQVSPMDKAGSFDIQGKGAFFIKKIDGCFYNVVGLPLRKLYHIFKRFGVLSVICFVLLLCGCSTEYNLVTKQEEQYYYSTDKEVAMGQAINRQVEKELKFSNDPLQKKRLEDIGKKIVAVSDRKEIDYYFQVLQDDTVNAVSLPGGYIYVNTGLLDKVSSDDELACVLAHEVGHIVARHSIKKLQAMQSFSILRLLVAVAPTGGSGEIGNAADIAFTQFLLGYSREDELLADQLGARYAKRAGYDPHAMITFLNKLQDINRRMPLQEQSYFKTHPYVPDRIRIVKQEIGEPIKFSDYINIEQKPHE